The genomic DNA AACGCAACCCAAGTGGTGTGTTCATTTCAAACCCTAGATTCTCGTAGATTTCCCACgtgcagaaagaaaaaaagaaaccccAACAAGGAAGACCAACGAATATACCACAACGCAGAACGCCTCCGGAAAGGATAAAAGGAAGCCCAAAAACCACGTCGTCTCTCTTTCGAGTTTCCGCTTCCCTCACTCACTCattcactcactcactcactcactcaacCACCTACCAAATCCCAGCCATCGCTTTCAGGATCGAATCCTCAAACCCTCAACTTTCTCGGCAGCCAAACACCAATTTTACCTTCCACCCACTTTCCCTCTCATTTTCCTCCGTTTTCTCCGCGCAATCACCTCTTGCCTCAGACTTTAAAGGTACAAAATTCTCACTTATTGGTGCTTTCATTTTCTTTAGATTTGTGGTTTTAATCACCTTCGAttacatctatatatatatatgtgtgtgtgtgtgtgtgtgtgtgtgtgtgagtataaatttaatttgtttgatttgattcCATAGATTTTGTGTTTGTGGCAATTGCGTAATAATTCGTCGACTTCTCTGGGAGTGCATTATCGACTTAGACATTTTTGAGATCTCGAAAGGCATATATGGCGGCTTGTTCTTCGAGCTTTGGGATATCGAATGTTGCAACTTTGCGGAACGAGGTCGTTCGGGGGAAGATGTGGAGCCAGAATTTGATTTCTTATGGACTAAGGTTTAGGAATGATGCAAAGGAGGTTGCTTTTCCAGTGCTCTATAGGAATAGTAGCTTTAGAGATAGGCTGAATTCGTTTTCGGTGAAGAAAGACCGGAAATTTACGGTCATGTCTATGTCCGAGGCTCGGGCTGAATCACAATCCGAGTTAGGCACAATAGCTGTTTCGAATGAGGGAGGGGATGTTATTGTAGAAAAGGAAATGAGGATTTCGGAGAATGAGTGTGGATCAAAAACCGAGAGTGGTGGTAGTGATAAGGATATGATTGATGGTAGTGGTGGTAATGGTAAATATACGAACGGtagaggtggaggaggaggtggtagtggtggtgacGGTGATGGGGGtgataaagaagaagaagagtttgggccaattatgaaatttgaagAGATTATGAAAGAGACTGAGGCTCGAGGGGCTAGTCTTCCCTCTGATATGATTGAGGCTGCCAAGAGCGTGGGAATTCGCAAAGTGCTTCTCCTTAGATATCTGGATTTGCAGGTATAGCTGTGCTAAATTCCTATTCAGTAATTGTGTATTAACGTTTTGAGTACTAGTATTTCTTTCTCCTAATATAGTTGaacatttaaattttcagggGTCAGCCTGGCCTCTAGGTTTCTTAATGAGGTCATGCTCTATGCTTCGTGATCGAATGCTTGCTGATCCATCATTTCTCTTCAAAATTGGAACAGAGGTTTGCGCTTGTCGTCATATAGTTTTACACAAATTATTCATCTTGCTACCTGATAGATGTTAGATAGTGCAACAGTTGTTCATAAAAAAGAATACTTGGATGTTATCAACTCTAATGTGTGATTACTCGAATCTGGCTTCCCATGGATACAGTTTGTCTCATGTACCAACTCTAATGTGTGATACATCTTCCATTGTGGTGGATAATTTGTCTCATATATAAACCTGGTTCACATTCTGTGATAAGCTATCCTTGTGTTCGTCATAGATTGTAAAGGTTTGGTATAAGCTTGAGGCTGATATTATCTATGACATGGTTTTCCCATTGctgcttttttttattctatatgCAAGATAGTAATTCATTCAACACAATGCAGATAGTCATTGATTCTTGTTGTGCTACATTTGCCGAAGTTCAAAAGAGGGGCAAAGATTTCTGGGCAGAATTTGAGCTGTATGTTGCAGATCTTTTGGTTGGGGTGGTGGTTAATGTTGCTTTGGTTGGGATGTTGGCCCCCTATGCTCGTATTGGGAAACCATCATTATCTAAAGGGTTGCTTGGACGCTTGCAACATTCTTATGGAGCTCTTCCTAGCAGGTGAATAATTCATGCCAAAAATAGTACTTGAAGCTATAATTCACTCgtaattttttttacctttcacagTAATATGATACTCATACTTGTCAAATCTCATTCGCAGCTTTAGAAAATAATGGGTATCTATTATGTTTCTTAATTGATCTTATGCAGTGTATTTGAAGCGGAAAGGCCAGGATGTAGATATTCTGTAAAGCAGAGAATTGCCACTTACTTTTTTAAGGTATGATGTACACATACATAATCAAATGATTTTCTACGTCTGGgttcattatattttttttattaacctCTCTGTTTTCAGGGCATTTTGTATGGAGCAGTAGGCTTTGGATGTGGTATTATAGGCCAAGGAATTGCAAACTTGATCATGACTGCCAAGCGGTACGCTTCTATCTAGACATACTCTGATTGTGTGCATGTGTGCCTATGTGCGGTTATGCAACACTAGAAGTCTTTTTCAATATGCATAAGTGCTGACCCAATTATTTTTCTAATGTCAGGAGCATAAAGAAGTCAGAAGAGGACATACCTGTTCCACCTCTAATTAAGAGTGCAGCTCTTTGGGGTATGCGTCTCTTCATTGTTTACATTTGTTTTAGATTGTCAAGTTTACTGCTCTGTTTTGATTTTAAGTTTTGCTTCCATGAGCTATTATCAACATTTTTGGTTTCGTTATGTTTTAATTTCATATGGTTCTGGTTGGCATATCCTCTGCTTACGTTGTCACTTGAGTAGTACATTTCCATAATTTGGTCTTCTTTTTGTCCACCCCCCACTACCAGGTGTTTTCCTTGCTGTCTCTTCCAACACCCGCTATCAAATCATCAATGGACTTGAACGCATGGTAGAGGCATCGCCTTTGGCGAAACAGAACCCACTTGTTGCAATGGCTTTCACTGTCGGAGTACGATTTTCAAACAATGTTTATGGGGGGATGCAGTTCGTAGACTGGGCTAGATGGAGTGGGGTGCAGTAACTAATATGCTTTAGAGGGATAGGTCAGCTGGGGCAGATTTCAACTCTTCTGGTGATATGGCTTTTGCTTATCAGTTATACAAGCGCAAAATCGTCACCCCCAAAAAGTTTAAATCCCGTAGGGAGTAGTTTCGTCCTAGATGCTTTTGTGTAATTTGGAAAAAGCTGAGTAGAATGTCTTGTACTTTTCTATCGATAAACAAGATGCTGGATTTACAGGTAATTCGGATATGAATGGTTCAAATTGGCACCATGTAAGTACTTGCATTGCGAGTGGTGTGTTCCTGATGGGATAAAAATGCTGGCTCCTTTTCATTTGTTCTTCCTCAATGTCGCTTTTTCTTTCTCTGCAAGTATTCGCTCAATTAGCTCGTAAGGCTGCGCAGAAAAGGAGTTCATGGGTTCGAAGGTCACTCTGGAAAAATGCAGCTTTGTCTAGATTGATGCGAAGTCACGAAGAGGTTTTGGTTGATTTACACTCTAAACTTCTACGTTGTTAGTTTTCACCACGAGATTTTATTTCAGCCAATTACCTCTTTCAACTTTATGAACAGACAATCACCTCTCAACCGTTAGATTGCCCAACATTTCAAACAAAATTCTGTCCATATTTGTCATGTGGACTCGCTTAAAAgggtaaaaatgtcattttgctGCACTTAGATGAGACACGACTTGAAATGTTTATAGCCTCTTAAGTGGCTTACGGGTTGTCCAAGTGACAAACAAGAAAGGAataatggatgaaaattttgaaagtcTTGAGGATAGagttggctatttataaaagtttgaTTGACAGTGAATTATACATTCAGCGAGTGTATAGCCAAAATTTCTTTAAAAGTAGATCAATATTTTGAAGATAAAAAATGAAGACGTCCGTTATTTTTATAAGACATACTGGGGAAGGGAGAATCGAACGCAGAGCCTTGGTAAGGGTATAACCATATAAAACTGTTGTTAACGACTTGAGCTTATagttaaaagagaaaaacaagaggGGAATAATAACATGGTACGGTTTCATTTGTTATGTGTGAGTGTTGCAGTTCCGGGTTTACTCCCCCATTTTTGGAGAAGTTCGTTAAGACAAGTCATCAATTACATGGTCTGTGCATTTTCCCTTATTTCATGAACAAATCAGttataaatagaaaatttaTTACCCGCAGGATTCGCAGGCAGCAACATATAAGTGTTGGTGTGAGTTGTCAGTCGAACAAACCATAACTTACAGAGACCACCACAATCTATGCAACAAAGATTGAGAACGCGACAGAGCAAGACAAGGGAGGAGGAGAACAAGTCACCGGAAAGCGATGGAGCATGCAGCGCATTCTTCATCTGAAGGGCTAGAGAGTCAATCTCTTCCTCAGAAAAGACCGATTGGAGGATGGAGAGCCGTCAGATATATTCTCGGTATGTTCATGGTCTTAGGTTTCTTATCAATGTGGTGGATTAGGCCAGTACCGATGTGTTTTGATTCGTGTTCCTTTTTTGTCCAAAGGGAACGAGACTTTCGAGAAGTTGGCTTCCATGAGCTTGATTGTGAATCTGGTGGTGTATCTGCACACAAAGTACAACTTGGACAATGTGGTTTCAGCTAATGTGTTCAATATATGGTCTGGCTCATGCAACATTGCACCACTGTTTGGTGCTTTTCTTGCTGATAAATATTTGGGAAAGTTTAATACTCTTCTTTTCAGCTCGATAGCATCACTTCTGGTAAGAGTGTAAATTAGTTCACTAGAATTTTCGTTGTGTATATTTTTATAACGATTCTACTAACACTACTTGTTTCAATTTGACAGGGAATGGGGACCCTGACCTTAACTGCAAGCATACATAAACTAACTCCGTCTGCCTGCATCGCACAAACTGCAGAATGCCAACAGCCGAGTACTTGGCAGATAGCGATCCTGTATTTGGGTCTCGCGTTGCTTGTTGTTGGATCCGGAGGCCTTAGACCATGCAACATTGCCTTTGGAGCTGATCAGTTTGATACCACGACGGAGAAGGGAAGAGCGCAGCTCGATAGCTTTTGCAATTGGTGGTACCTCTTGTTCACTCTAGCCCTCCTCATCGCTCTCACCATCGTGGTTTACATTCAGACGAATGTCAGCTGGATTTTGGGTTTTGCCGTCCCAACTGGCTGCTTTGCTCTCTCCATTATAATTTTCTTGCTCGGAACTAGGTTTTACGTGCGCGTAAAGCCCGAAGGAAGCATCTTTTCCGACATTATCAAGGTTCTAGTAGCCACCTGCAGAAAATGTGGTTCGAAATCTAATGCTGGAGAAACTTCGGGGCAGTCATACTATGATCCTCTAGTTGGATCCGAGTCAGAGAGAGAAACAGTAGCGCGTACCAACAAACTCAAGTTCTTCGATAAGGCTGCTATGATCGTAGACCCGAGCGAATTGGACAGCCAAGGGAAGCCCAAGAACAGTTGGAAATTATGCAGTGTGCAACAAGTGGAGCAACTAAAATCTGTGGTGAGGATTTTGCCTGTTTGGATAACTGGAATTGTTTGTTTCATAGCCATGCAGCAAATGAGTTCATTCGGGATCTTTCAAGCGATTCAAATGAACAAATCGATTGGCCCCAAATTCCAGATTCCACCAGCCTGGATGGGCCTAACACCGATGATTGCACTTTCGATATGGATCATCATCTACGAGAGCATCTACGTTCCTCAAATGCAGAAACGGGGCAAGAACGAAACTGGAAGATTGACAATGGAGCAGAGGTTTAAGATTGGTATTGTGATCTCAGTTCTGTGCATGGTAGTGGCTGGACTCACAGAAATGAAGCGCCGCGACTCAGCTTTGGCACACGGGACCCTCGAGTCACCAATAACCGTTGCGTTGCTCGTGCCGCAGTTCGCCTTATCGGGTCTGATTGAAGCCTTTGCTGCAATTGCCTTGATGGAGCTGCTCACCACTCAATGGCCTCAGAGCATGAGGACTTTCGCCGGGGCGGTTTTCTTCCTCAGCTTGTCCATTGCAAGCTACCTAACCACCATTCTCATCAACGTGGTCAAAAAATTGAGCGGACTGAACGGAAATTCAGCATGGTTGGGAGGTAATGACCTCAACAAAAACAGACTTGATTACTACTATTACACGATAGCCGCCTTCGGGGTCTTAAATTTCGTGTATTTCCATTTCTTCGCGCGCCATTATCTGTCCGACGACGACGTTGCTCAACACTCCGAAAAGCCGTCCGACTGTGACTCCTCAGGCAATGGAAAAGGGTTGTAGTCTTCTAGACAACAGACATTGTACTATACAACGAAGAGGGCTGTTGGTTTTCTTCCCAAAATGCCAGACACGAAACGAAAGCTTAGCCTTTAGGATGTTTTTTATGCGCCAATTCGAATAATGTGTGGCTGTAACATGTTTGACGTGAGACAGAATGACTAATGTGAAATACGTAACACAATTGGAGTACCAACAAATTACAAATAGAACTGAATGACTAAAGTGAAACACGAGAACAAATTCAGGACCGCTATCATTATTAATCCGCGTGTATGAAATCCATAGGAGGGTCCCAGAAATCAGAGTGGCCGTAGCCACCTAGGCTGCCACCATAGGAACAGCTCATCTCCGTGAGGATGGAGCCTGCACTTCATTGAGATAGGGCCCCATGTTCCCCCCCTGGTCCAACCAGTGTTAGGCTACTAGTGCTAGCTATAGCCCCGGGCTTTTGCATTCCTTTGGAGTGAGGCCTACGGGACTccatgagtttttttttactttattaattttatttaattgcttttaAGTTTGTAGTTCAGTtaattaaaaacatataatttgtTTATTCAATGTTTTCCTCTCttattgttgtttgtattaaaaaaaaattgcaactaATTGTTACTCTTAGACCTGATTGAATTAATGAAACTATGAAgaacaaattaaaattcaagaaaaactaCGAGATCCGattaaaacaatgaaaattaatattacAACGGGCGTCCAAAAAAGTAAATAGTGAAATCGGACGAAGATTAAGTTGTCAAAATTAAATCACAAACGAAAAGTGTCCAAACCTTAACTTTTGTAGCTATACATTTATAACATTGAGTGCTACATAGCTCCACAGTATTCTAGCCAACTGGACTTGATCTCacatatttcttattttctttatttacacGAGGCAAAAGGCTGACTAGGCTACGTGTCATGTTTCTGAGGCTTCTCTTGCAACGGCTATTTTCACTGCCATACTTTTCCCGCGCAGCCtctgtatatatttatatatgtgtatatatctctctctctgcacCAACCGTACACCACCACCAGACTTCGAAAACCTCTCAGAGGCCCCTTCCTCTCAAATTCCTAAAGCCCAGAAGATTCAACCCTTCAACATTTGGAATTCGAAACCATAAAACcccaaatcccaaaaatccgACCCGAATTACCCAAAAACCATGACCAA from Pyrus communis chromosome 17, drPyrComm1.1, whole genome shotgun sequence includes the following:
- the LOC137722855 gene encoding protein RETICULATA, chloroplastic-like — encoded protein: MAACSSSFGISNVATLRNEVVRGKMWSQNLISYGLRFRNDAKEVAFPVLYRNSSFRDRLNSFSVKKDRKFTVMSMSEARAESQSELGTIAVSNEGGDVIVEKEMRISENECGSKTESGGSDKDMIDGSGGNGKYTNGRGGGGGGSGGDGDGGDKEEEEFGPIMKFEEIMKETEARGASLPSDMIEAAKSVGIRKVLLLRYLDLQGSAWPLGFLMRSCSMLRDRMLADPSFLFKIGTEIVIDSCCATFAEVQKRGKDFWAEFELYVADLLVGVVVNVALVGMLAPYARIGKPSLSKGLLGRLQHSYGALPSSVFEAERPGCRYSVKQRIATYFFKGILYGAVGFGCGIIGQGIANLIMTAKRSIKKSEEDIPVPPLIKSAALWGVFLAVSSNTRYQIINGLERMVEASPLAKQNPLVAMAFTVGVRFSNNVYGGMQFVDWARWSGVQ
- the LOC137722053 gene encoding protein NRT1/ PTR FAMILY 2.8-like → MEHAAHSSSEGLESQSLPQKRPIGGWRAVRYILGNETFEKLASMSLIVNLVVYLHTKYNLDNVVSANVFNIWSGSCNIAPLFGAFLADKYLGKFNTLLFSSIASLLGMGTLTLTASIHKLTPSACIAQTAECQQPSTWQIAILYLGLALLVVGSGGLRPCNIAFGADQFDTTTEKGRAQLDSFCNWWYLLFTLALLIALTIVVYIQTNVSWILGFAVPTGCFALSIIIFLLGTRFYVRVKPEGSIFSDIIKVLVATCRKCGSKSNAGETSGQSYYDPLVGSESERETVARTNKLKFFDKAAMIVDPSELDSQGKPKNSWKLCSVQQVEQLKSVVRILPVWITGIVCFIAMQQMSSFGIFQAIQMNKSIGPKFQIPPAWMGLTPMIALSIWIIIYESIYVPQMQKRGKNETGRLTMEQRFKIGIVISVLCMVVAGLTEMKRRDSALAHGTLESPITVALLVPQFALSGLIEAFAAIALMELLTTQWPQSMRTFAGAVFFLSLSIASYLTTILINVVKKLSGLNGNSAWLGGNDLNKNRLDYYYYTIAAFGVLNFVYFHFFARHYLSDDDVAQHSEKPSDCDSSGNGKGL